One genomic window of Niveibacterium sp. SC-1 includes the following:
- the rpsL gene encoding 30S ribosomal protein S12 — MPTINQLVRQGRQAQETKSKVPALEACPQKRGVCTRVYTTTPKKPNSALRKVAKVRLTNGFEVISYIGGEGHNLQEHSVVLIRGGRVKDLPGVRYHIVRGSLDLQGVKDRKQSRSKYGAKRPKKS; from the coding sequence ATGCCGACTATCAACCAGCTCGTCCGTCAAGGACGTCAGGCGCAGGAAACCAAGAGCAAGGTTCCCGCGCTGGAAGCCTGCCCGCAAAAGCGTGGCGTGTGCACCCGTGTTTACACCACGACGCCGAAGAAGCCGAACTCCGCGCTCCGTAAGGTCGCCAAGGTTCGTCTGACCAACGGCTTCGAAGTCATCTCCTACATCGGCGGTGAAGGCCACAACCTGCAAGAGCACTCGGTTGTGCTGATCCGCGGTGGTCGTGTGAAGGACCTTCCCGGTGTGCGTTACCACATCGTGCGTGGTTCGCTCGACCTCCAGGGCGTCAAGGACCGGAAGCAGTCGCGCTCGAAGTACGGCGCCAAGCGTCCGAAGAAGTCCTGA